In Kwoniella pini CBS 10737 chromosome 4, complete sequence, one DNA window encodes the following:
- a CDS encoding 40S ribosomal uS9 domain-containing protein — protein sequence MSAVQTFGKKKTATAVAHVTPGRGLVRLNGSPISLVEPVVLRYKVYEPILVVGPEKLANLDIRLRVKGGGHVSQIYALRQAIAKGIVAFYAKNEDAASALELKKTLIAYDRTLLVADPRRTEPKKFGGRGARSRRQKVSLIKCMLGYIPM from the exons ATGTCAGCCGTTCAAACTTTCGGCAAGAAGAAGACTGCCACCGCTGTGGCTCATGTCACCCCTGGACGAGGTCTCGTTAGATTGAACGGATCTCCTATCTCCCTTGTTGAGCC CGTTGTCCTTCGATACAAGGTCTACGAACCTATCCTCGTTGTCGGTCCCGAGAAGCTCGCCAACCTCGATATCAGACTTAGAGTAAAAGGTGGTGGTCACGTATCTCAAATTTACGCTCTCCGACAAGCCATTGCCAAGGGTATCGTTGC CTTCTACGCCAAGAACGAAGATGCTGCTTCTGCccttgaattgaaaaagacTCTCATCGCCTACGACAGAACTCTCCTCGTTGCTGATCCAAGAAGAACAGAACCCAAGAAGTTCGGTGGTCGTGGTGCCAGATCGAGACGACAAAAAGTGAGTTTAATAAAATGCATGCTGGGATATATTCCCATGTAA
- a CDS encoding mitochondrial 54S ribosomal protein uL4m, translating to MKSAARLIPTLTQPLRNSTRPISRTILTKSITAGPSRLPRFYATTSSPPTNNLAQEQSPQSQAEEFEGEDEIPSNINFEELSEEADERINDFLGHGDEFTSLSNGSRSDPIFLPISSLASPTPTLAADSDLVISLPPDIFAQPIRRDILHRCVVWYLSLLRSGTKTTKSRSTVNYSGRKLRPQKGTGRARVGDASSGTRRGGAPIHPIFAKDWSQKLPRKVRALGLKIALTSKLNSGLLRVVQNLNEGEWKGTNEAKRALSDSIIKIEKNQIKNIEMEPIIPIGNNNQEIQNHVEEEEKEKEGELEIIDKFGSSKDLSILFIYSPNQIHHQNENLINFEKSIKNLKNVELLCIDQVEVYHILKYKWLIMEGDSIDFLTGLNDLQNELNIIPEPLEEEEEELFEKKQI from the exons ATGAAGTCCGCCGCTAGACTTATACCTACACTGACACAA CCATTGAGAAATTCTACTCGACCTATATCACGAACAATCCTTACTAAATCCATAACAGCCGGACCAAGTAGACTTCCTCGTTTTTACGCTACAACTTCAAGTCCACCAACAAATAATCTAGCTCAAGAGCAAAGTCCACAAAGTCAAGCGGAGGAATTTGagggagaagatgaaatacctTCGAATATTAATTTCGAAGAATTGagtgaagaagctgatgagcGGATCAACGATTTTTTGGGTCATGGTGATG AATTCACATCACTCTCAAATGGTTCTCGATCCGATCCTATCTTCTTGCCTATATCCTCTTTAGCTTCACCAACACCTACCTTAGCTGCAGATTCC GACTTGGTCATCTCACTCCCTCCTGATATTTTCGCTCAACCCATTAGAAGAGATATTTTACATAGATGTGTAGTTTGGTATCTTTCCCTTTTAAGATCT GGTACCAAAACTACGAAATCTAGATCAACAGTGAATTATTCAGGTAGAAAACTTAGACCACAAAAGGGTACTGGTAGAGCGAGAGTAGGAGATGCATCAAGTGGAACTC GTCGAGGAGGTGCACCAATTCATCCTATATTCGCTAAAGATTGGTCACAAAAATTACCTCGTAAAGTAAGAGCATTAGGTTTAAAAATAGCTCTTacatcaaaattaaattcaggTTTATTAAGAGTTGTacaaaatttaaatgaaggAGAATGGAAAGGAACAAATGAAGCAAAAAGAGCATTATCAGattcaataattaaaattgaaaaaaatcaaattaaaaatataGAAATGGAACCAATTATTCCAAtaggtaataataatcaagagattcaaaatcatgttgaagaagaagaaaaagaaaaagaaggagaattagaaataatagataaatttggatcatcaaaagatttatcaattcttttcatttattcaccaaatcaaatacatcatcaaaatgaaaatttaataaattttgaaaaatcaattaaaaatttaaaaaatgttgaattattatgtattgatcaagttgaagtttatcatattttaaAATACAAATGGTTAATTATGGAAGgtgattcaattgattttttaactggattaaatgatttacaaaatgaattaaatatcATTCCTGAAccattagaagaagaagaagaagaattatttgaaaaaaaacaaatttaa